In Macrotis lagotis isolate mMagLag1 chromosome 8, bilby.v1.9.chrom.fasta, whole genome shotgun sequence, a single genomic region encodes these proteins:
- the SPMIP6 gene encoding sperm microtubule inner protein 6 isoform X5: protein MGVGREQIHKQERCNPTFISGDRYATWRTGPYNSAGWNKYATYLPRLPKEVGLETEIRGMPLEYTPKSERFNSYEQEVVVNMLNSLSRKQLPAIQPRYTVPGRLPFQGYESPCTGRHYCLRGMDYYATGVPSNECHLTQLTVRSAPPFNHRPPPPPSSMYHYTNLKWNTSHFKLIGGPQRNHYIIHPEFVSDTHPVYRCW from the exons AGAGATGCAACCCAACCTTTATTAGTGGAGACAGGTATGCAACGTGGAGGACAGGACCATACAACAGTGCAGGTTGGAACAAATATGCTACCTACCTCCCAAGACTGCCAAAG GAAGTGGGATTGGAAACAGAGATCCGAGGAATGCCCTTGGAATATACCCCCAAATCTGAACGCTTCAACAGCTATG AACAAGAGGTGGTGGTCAACATGCTGAACTCACTGTCCAGGAAGCAGCTGCCAGCCATCCAGCCAAGGTATACAGTACCTGGCCGTTTACCATTCCAGGGATATGAGAGCCCCTGCACAGGCCGACATTACTGTCTTCGAGGCATGGACTACTATGCCACAGGGGTGCCCAGCAACGAGTGCCATCTGACCCAACTGACTGTAAG GAGTGCCCCTCCATTCAACCACAGGCCACCTCCCCCCCCTTCATCAATGTATCACTATACAAACCTTAA ATGGAATACGAGTCACTTCAAGCTGATTGGAGGACCCCAGAGAAATCACTACATCATTCACCCTGAGTTTGTGTCGGACACCCACCCTGTCTACCGCTGCTGGTAG
- the MYORG gene encoding myogenesis-regulating glycosidase has product MTQDSQKGRQPYHRRGKRAEKDSAARAATTMYTFLPDNFSPPKAKPSKDLKPMLGSVMLGSLLVLAAVVAWCYYSISLRKAERLGAELLELRTGGFSIRNHQGEQVFRLAFNSGALDLESCGREGDILSCSRSTRGPLNFFIQTVRPKDTVMCYRVRWEELAPTSSVEHTMFLGDVHWYGGAEMRTQHWPIQLAGIQPPQPFVTSDVYSSRAAFGGILERYWLSSKAVAIKVNDSVPFHLGWNATGRSLLLQARYQNTSYKPPVGREPLPELSYRVCVGSDVTSIHKYMVRRYFNKPSKVPAREAFRDPIWSTWALYGKAVDQDKVLRFAEKIRKYRFNCSYLEIDDMYMPAYGDFTFDSAKFPNASEMFRKLQEAGLRVTLWVHPFVNYNSSSFGEGVERGLFVREPTGRLPALVRWWNGIGAVLDFTNPAAREWFQGHLRRLRTQYSISSFKFDAGEVSYLPRDFSTFRPLADPNLWSRRYTEMALPFFSLAEVRVGYQSQNISCFFRLIDRDSVWGHELGLRSLIPAVLTISMLGYPFILPDLIGGNAVPGQTTSEGGGNTGIPERELYVRWLEVAAFMPAMQFSIPPWLYDQEVVEIARKFAALRAELVAPLLLELAGEVTDTGDPIVRPLWWISPRDEAAHRVDSQFLIGDTLLVAPVLEPGKQERDVYLPAGKWRSYKGELFVKAPILLTDYPVDLDEVAYFTWVS; this is encoded by the coding sequence ATGACCCAGGATTCCCAAAAAGGGAGACAGCCCTACCATCGAAGGGGAAAGAGAGCTGAGAAGGATTCTGCTGCCAGAGCTGCCACAACCATGTATACCTTCCTTCCTGACAACTTTTCCCCACCAAAGGCCAAGCCATCCAAAGATCTAAAACCCATGCTGGGATCTGTAATGCTGGGGTCCCTCCTAGTCTTGGCGGCTGTGGTTGCGTGGTGCTACTACAGCATATCTCTCCGAAAGGCAGAGCGCCTTGGGGCTGAGCTGTTGGAACTCCGGACAGGTGGCTTCTCCATCCGAAACCATCAGGGAGAGCAAGTTTTCCGTCTAGCCTTCAACTCTGGGGCCTTAGACTTGGAGTCCTGTGGACGAGAGGGTGATATTTTGAGTTGTTCTCGCTCCACAAGAGGccccctcaatttctttattcagACGGTGAGACCCAAGGACACAGTCATGTGCTACCGTGTACGCTGGGAGGAGCTGGCTCCTACCTCTTCTGTGGAGCATACTATGTTCCTGGGGGATGTACACTGGTATGGTGGTGCCGAGATGCGAACCCAGCACTGGCCCATCCAGCTAGCTGGTATCCAGCCTCCCCAGCCCTTTGTCACCAGTGACGTGTACTCCTCTCGAGCCGCCTTTGGGGGTATTCTGGAGCGATACTGGTTGTCATCCAAAGCAGTGGCCATCAAGGTCAATGATTCAGTGCCCTTCCACCTGGGTTGGAATGCTACTGGACGCTCTCTCCTGCTACAGGCCCGCTACCAAAATACATCCTACAAGCCACCAGTGGGCCGTGAGCCCCTGCCTGAGCTCAGTTACCGTGTTTGTGTGGGTTCTGATGTGACATCAATCCATAAATACATGGTGCGGCGTTACTTCAATAAACCGTCCAAGGTGCCAGCTCGAGAAGCCTTTCGTGACCCAATCTGGTCCACTTGGGCCCTCTATGGGAAAGCAGTGGACCAAGATAAGGTGCTGCGCTTTGCCGAGAAGATCCGCAAATATCGTTTCAACTGTAGCTACTTGGAAATTGATGACATGTACATGCCTGCTTATGGGGACTTTACCTTCGATAGTGCCAAGTTCCCCAATGCCTCGGAGATGTTTAGGAAGCTGCAGGAAGCTGGTTTGCGGGTCACCCTGTGGGTGCACCCCTTTGTCAACTACAACTCCTCCAGCTTTGGTGAAGGTGTGGAGCGGGGGCTTTTTGTCCGGGAGCCCACAGGCCGGCTGCCAGCCCTGGTACGCTGGTGGAATGGCATTGGGGCCGTCCTAGATTTCACCAACCCAGCTGCCCGAGAATGGTTCCAGGGTCACCTGAGGAGGCTTCGCACCCAGTATTCAATCTCATCCTTCAAGTTTGATGCCGGGGAAGTGAGCTATCTGCCCCGGGACTTCAGCACTTTTCGCCCACTGGCTGACCCCAACCTTTGGAGCCGGCGCTATACAGAGATGGCACTGCCTTTCTTCTCCCTGGCTGAAGTGCGCGTGGGTTACCAGTCACAGAACATCTCTTGTTTCTTCCGCCTTATTGACCGTGACTCGGTGTGGGGCCACGAACTGGGTCTACGCTCCTTGATCCCAGCGGTGCTTACCATCAGCATGCTGGGGTATCCCTTTATCTTGCCCGATCTGATAGGTGGCAATGCCGTGCCAGGGCAAACCACCAGTGAGGGAGGGGGCAACACTGGAATCCCAGAGCGCGAGCTCTATGTGCGCTGGCTGGAGGTGGCCGCCTTCATGCCTGCCATGCAGTTTTCTATTCCTCCCTGGCTTTATGACCAGGAGGTGGTGGAGATAGCTCGCAAGTTTGCAGCGCTGAGGGCAGAGCTGGTGGCCCCTCTGCTGTTGGAACTGGCTGGAGAGGTGACGGACACCGGGGATCCCATAGTTCGGCCTCTCTGGTGGATTTCACCCAGAGACGAAGCCGCCCATCGAGTGGACTCTCAATTCCTTATTGGTGACACCCTGCTTGTGGCACCTGTGCTGGAACCAGGGAAGCAGGAGCGTGACGTGTACTTGCCTGCAGGGAAGTGGCGCAGCTATAAGGGAGAGCTCTTTGTCAAGGCGCCCATCCTGCTCACTGATTACCCTGTGGATCTGGACGAAGTTGCCTATTTTACCTGGGTGTCCTAA